In Cydia strobilella chromosome 8, ilCydStro3.1, whole genome shotgun sequence, one DNA window encodes the following:
- the LOC134743458 gene encoding uncharacterized protein LOC134743458 isoform X1, whose protein sequence is MIKEITMFTFILVSALLSVSLANNPKDDAQYMNLEIKNVKGGGGSYVYRGGENINRFFNHTRHGYVQASQTNHEIGVCYTEVPTSTLVRDPKHIPAGNGSRPGMTSIRTCCHGYIRNIHNYLICDPVCTVECVNALCTAPEVCTCFPDHVRNTAGFCVPTCPIGCQNGHCNGQQCLCKEGFKMDVSGRFCVPYCRDNCGGIGNCTAPNTCECRPGYSSSPDGSCRPGGPSYSQAQHPGTPGVPRSLHTVPGSQQTVPGSQQSLACGSCVNGYCAGTECRCRPGYLLYRGECKALCNPNCELDKDCVAPNVCAPKGPGVNATQFHNNPQYPTQTPYQNPSQYPNGQYPQNQNQYPYPGQNPSNQHNQQYPNSANHTGQHQPNPIYAPYPGQQNQYPGQQNQYYPGQPNQYPQPSPSQPNGTNTGYPTQYPQPGHQHLYPQLPSNNPNNPQTNQGNNGTGLRTDGQVFYQTRPYNPFENVTFNLQGGSDQTSGHGQNATQGHYSGGQYGQGQLNQGQTSQGQFNHGQTNQGQYSQGQFGQGQYSQGQYSQGQYGQGQYSQGQNGHGHYQQGYYPYPGQQGTYGQNGENQQGQISSNGFGNCEQPCVNGNCVGQNRCECLPGYNQDPADSTGTRCVPYCHGGCLNGYCASPNNCVCSEGYHKDFSVKGRSGCVKRLRRSAEVAEPVNVADVLVFEIPDLE, encoded by the exons atgattAAAG aaatcACCATGTTCACCTTTATATTGGTGAGCGCTCTGCTCTCCGTAAGCTTAGCGAACAATCCCAAAGATGACGCCCAGTACATGAACTTGGAAATCAAGAATGTCAAAGGAGGAGGTGGCAGCTACGTTTACAGAGGAGGTGAAAATATTAACAG GTTTTTCAACCACACACGGCACGGCTACGTACAGGCCAGTCAGACCAACCATGAAATCGGAGTCTGTTACACAGAAGTCCC gacCTCTACCCTTGTGCGGGATCCAAAACATATACCGGCTGGCAATGGC TCGCGTCCAGGAATGACCAGCATCCGCACCTGCTGCCACGGATACATCCGCAACATTCACAACTACCTCATCTGCGACCCCGTCTGCACCGTTGAATGCGTCAACGCTCTCTGCACCGCCCCCGAAGTCTGCACGTGCTTTCCTGACCATGTGAGGAATACTGCTGGATTCTGCGTCCCGACTTGTCCTATTGGATGCCAGAATGGACATTGTAATGGGCAACAGTGTCTGTGTAAGGAGGGATTCAAGATGGATGTCAGTGGAAGATTCTGCGTGCCGTATTGCAGGGATAACTGTGGCGGAATTG GTAACTGCACAGCCCCAAACACATGCGAATGCAGGCCCGGCTACTCCTCAAGTCCAGACGGCTCCTGCAGGCCTGGTGGCCCGTCATATTCCCAAGCACAGCACCCTGGAACACCTGGTGTTCCTAGGTCACTGCACACAGTTCCTGGGTCACAACAGACCGTTCCTGGGTCACAGCAATCTTTGGCGTGTGGTAGCTGTGTAAACGGTTACTGTGCGGGTACAGAATGCCGCTGCCGTCCGGGATATTTGCTGTACAGGGGAGAGTGTAAAGCGCTTTGCAATCC GAATTGCGAACTTGATAAAGATTGCGTTGCCCCTAACGTTTGCGCACCGAAAGGACCTGGAGTCAACGCAACACAATTTCACAACAACCCACAGTACCCAACACAAACTCCATACCAAAACCCGAGTCAATACCCTAATGGCCAATACCCACAAAATCAGAACCAATACCCTTACCCCGGTCAAAACCCAAGCAATCAGCATAACCAACAATATCCCAATTCTGCTAACCACACAGGTCAGCATCAACCAAATCCCATATATGCACCGTACCCTGGTCAACAGAATCAATATCCAGGACAGCAGAATCAATATTATCCAGGCCAACCAAATCAGTACCCTCAACCATCCCCATCCCAACCAAATGGAACTAATACGGGATACCCAACCCAGTACCCGCAGCCAGGCCATCAGCATCTGTATCCTCAGCTTCCTTCTAACAATCCCAATAATCCTCAAACGAACCAAGGAAACAACGGAACAGGTCTGAGAACAGACGGCCAGGTCTTTTACCAGACTCGTCCGTATAATCCTTTTGAGAATGTCACCTTTAACTTACAAGGAGGATCAGATCAGACTTCAGGACACGGTCAGAACGCAACCCAAGGACATTACAGTGGAGGACAGTATGGTCAAGGCCAATTAAATCAAGGACAAACTAGTCAGGGACAATTTAACCACGGGCAAACCAACCAAGGACAATATAGCCAAGGACAGTTTGGACAAGGGCAATACAGCCAAGGGCAATACAGTCAAGGACAATATGGCCAAGGACAATATAGCCAAGGTCAAAATGGTCACGGTCATTATCAGCAAGGATATTATCCTTATCCTGGACAACAGGGAACTTATGGTCAGAATGGTGAAAACCAACAAGGGCAAATATCAAGTAACGGATTCGGAAATTGCGAACAACCCTGTGTCAATGGAAACTGTGTTGGGCAGAACAGATGTGAATGCTTACCAGGATACAATCAGGACCCTGCTGATTCTACTGGCAccag GTGCGTTCCCTATTGCCACGGCGGTTGCCTCAACGGTTACTGCGCGTCGCCAAACAATTGCGTCTGCTCAGAAGGCTACCACAAGGACTTCAGTGTCAAGGGTCGATCAGGGTGCGTGAAGCGCTTAAGACGATCGGCTGAAGTGGCTGAACCAGTCAATGTTGCTGATGTCCTTGTGTTTGAGATTCCTGATTTAGAGTAA
- the LOC134743458 gene encoding uncharacterized protein LOC134743458 isoform X2, producing the protein MFTFILVSALLSVSLANNPKDDAQYMNLEIKNVKGGGGSYVYRGGENINRFFNHTRHGYVQASQTNHEIGVCYTEVPTSTLVRDPKHIPAGNGSRPGMTSIRTCCHGYIRNIHNYLICDPVCTVECVNALCTAPEVCTCFPDHVRNTAGFCVPTCPIGCQNGHCNGQQCLCKEGFKMDVSGRFCVPYCRDNCGGIGNCTAPNTCECRPGYSSSPDGSCRPGGPSYSQAQHPGTPGVPRSLHTVPGSQQTVPGSQQSLACGSCVNGYCAGTECRCRPGYLLYRGECKALCNPNCELDKDCVAPNVCAPKGPGVNATQFHNNPQYPTQTPYQNPSQYPNGQYPQNQNQYPYPGQNPSNQHNQQYPNSANHTGQHQPNPIYAPYPGQQNQYPGQQNQYYPGQPNQYPQPSPSQPNGTNTGYPTQYPQPGHQHLYPQLPSNNPNNPQTNQGNNGTGLRTDGQVFYQTRPYNPFENVTFNLQGGSDQTSGHGQNATQGHYSGGQYGQGQLNQGQTSQGQFNHGQTNQGQYSQGQFGQGQYSQGQYSQGQYGQGQYSQGQNGHGHYQQGYYPYPGQQGTYGQNGENQQGQISSNGFGNCEQPCVNGNCVGQNRCECLPGYNQDPADSTGTRCVPYCHGGCLNGYCASPNNCVCSEGYHKDFSVKGRSGCVKRLRRSAEVAEPVNVADVLVFEIPDLE; encoded by the exons ATGTTCACCTTTATATTGGTGAGCGCTCTGCTCTCCGTAAGCTTAGCGAACAATCCCAAAGATGACGCCCAGTACATGAACTTGGAAATCAAGAATGTCAAAGGAGGAGGTGGCAGCTACGTTTACAGAGGAGGTGAAAATATTAACAG GTTTTTCAACCACACACGGCACGGCTACGTACAGGCCAGTCAGACCAACCATGAAATCGGAGTCTGTTACACAGAAGTCCC gacCTCTACCCTTGTGCGGGATCCAAAACATATACCGGCTGGCAATGGC TCGCGTCCAGGAATGACCAGCATCCGCACCTGCTGCCACGGATACATCCGCAACATTCACAACTACCTCATCTGCGACCCCGTCTGCACCGTTGAATGCGTCAACGCTCTCTGCACCGCCCCCGAAGTCTGCACGTGCTTTCCTGACCATGTGAGGAATACTGCTGGATTCTGCGTCCCGACTTGTCCTATTGGATGCCAGAATGGACATTGTAATGGGCAACAGTGTCTGTGTAAGGAGGGATTCAAGATGGATGTCAGTGGAAGATTCTGCGTGCCGTATTGCAGGGATAACTGTGGCGGAATTG GTAACTGCACAGCCCCAAACACATGCGAATGCAGGCCCGGCTACTCCTCAAGTCCAGACGGCTCCTGCAGGCCTGGTGGCCCGTCATATTCCCAAGCACAGCACCCTGGAACACCTGGTGTTCCTAGGTCACTGCACACAGTTCCTGGGTCACAACAGACCGTTCCTGGGTCACAGCAATCTTTGGCGTGTGGTAGCTGTGTAAACGGTTACTGTGCGGGTACAGAATGCCGCTGCCGTCCGGGATATTTGCTGTACAGGGGAGAGTGTAAAGCGCTTTGCAATCC GAATTGCGAACTTGATAAAGATTGCGTTGCCCCTAACGTTTGCGCACCGAAAGGACCTGGAGTCAACGCAACACAATTTCACAACAACCCACAGTACCCAACACAAACTCCATACCAAAACCCGAGTCAATACCCTAATGGCCAATACCCACAAAATCAGAACCAATACCCTTACCCCGGTCAAAACCCAAGCAATCAGCATAACCAACAATATCCCAATTCTGCTAACCACACAGGTCAGCATCAACCAAATCCCATATATGCACCGTACCCTGGTCAACAGAATCAATATCCAGGACAGCAGAATCAATATTATCCAGGCCAACCAAATCAGTACCCTCAACCATCCCCATCCCAACCAAATGGAACTAATACGGGATACCCAACCCAGTACCCGCAGCCAGGCCATCAGCATCTGTATCCTCAGCTTCCTTCTAACAATCCCAATAATCCTCAAACGAACCAAGGAAACAACGGAACAGGTCTGAGAACAGACGGCCAGGTCTTTTACCAGACTCGTCCGTATAATCCTTTTGAGAATGTCACCTTTAACTTACAAGGAGGATCAGATCAGACTTCAGGACACGGTCAGAACGCAACCCAAGGACATTACAGTGGAGGACAGTATGGTCAAGGCCAATTAAATCAAGGACAAACTAGTCAGGGACAATTTAACCACGGGCAAACCAACCAAGGACAATATAGCCAAGGACAGTTTGGACAAGGGCAATACAGCCAAGGGCAATACAGTCAAGGACAATATGGCCAAGGACAATATAGCCAAGGTCAAAATGGTCACGGTCATTATCAGCAAGGATATTATCCTTATCCTGGACAACAGGGAACTTATGGTCAGAATGGTGAAAACCAACAAGGGCAAATATCAAGTAACGGATTCGGAAATTGCGAACAACCCTGTGTCAATGGAAACTGTGTTGGGCAGAACAGATGTGAATGCTTACCAGGATACAATCAGGACCCTGCTGATTCTACTGGCAccag GTGCGTTCCCTATTGCCACGGCGGTTGCCTCAACGGTTACTGCGCGTCGCCAAACAATTGCGTCTGCTCAGAAGGCTACCACAAGGACTTCAGTGTCAAGGGTCGATCAGGGTGCGTGAAGCGCTTAAGACGATCGGCTGAAGTGGCTGAACCAGTCAATGTTGCTGATGTCCTTGTGTTTGAGATTCCTGATTTAGAGTAA
- the LOC134743457 gene encoding multiple epidermal growth factor-like domains protein 10 isoform X2 yields the protein MLLISVFVFCAFLNCDVSGQICRKRTVVTKLEYEEYKYTYVDRYTKKNWFGRSVYKTRINSAVGTKPVQKQEVEFVPTCCDGYIRTDSGSLADIECTPICTPACENGKCISPGECECNEGYLLDNGSPHKCSPTCEECIHGSCVAPNVCHCDYGYSIQNGTSCVPICTEPCVNSACVAPDTCQCHSGYRKTDSNLCIPYCSRGCLHGTCTQPETCICNTGWQKSETGECTPKCDVKCGNGTCTEPNHCKCSEGYAANEEHDPVCVPHCDVACGNGTCVAPNTCKCDAGYKVDNNKDPKCVPQCDIHCGNGTCIAPNECKCHTGYKIDSGNSNPMCIAQCEIDCGHGICLAPNQCECNRGYKFDRDSNPICTPQCDVKCGNGTCIAPNTCKCKTGYKEDRNKDPICVPHCKIECRNGLCIAPDHCQCYKGYKVNKSISAMCVPKCDACSNGYSEAPDTCVCDDGYQLDEGNNVACVPHCDNRCGNGTCVAPNVCKCFPGYKLDRNNKCIPECGNCEGNCFAVGKCECDEGFKPTRVNANGEECKDNNDNCTRIICKKDIVETTEGISYGYDDIETKTTVELRPATNNIDSFAFNGSVYDYYDSLLNNSIELDNDVENQIQGSEH from the exons ATGTTGTTAATaagtgtatttgtattttgtgcgTTTTTGAACTGTGATGTTAGTGGTCAGATATGTAGAAAAAGGACTGT TGTAACCAAATTGGAATACGAGGAGTATAAATATACGTACGTAGATCGATATACGAAGAAGAATTGGTTTGGACGGTCGGTCTATAAAACCAGGATAAATTCCGCTGTAGGGACGAAGCCGGTTCAA AAGCAAGAGGTCGAATTCGTGCCAACATGCTGCGATGGGTACATCAGGACTGACAGCGGATCATTGGCTGA TATAGAATGCACTCCAATATGTACGCCAGCGTGCGAGAACGGGAAATGCATATCGCCAGGCGAGTGCGAGTGCAACGAAGGATACTTGCTGGACAACGGCAGTCCGCACAAATGTTCGCCTACTTGTGAAGAATGTATCCATGGCAGCTGCGTGGCACCGAATGTGTGCCACTGTGACTACGGTTACTCCATACAAAATG GAACATCATGTGTACCAATATGCACAGAGCCATGCGTCAACAGCGCCTGCGTCGCTCCTGACACCTGTCAATGTCACTCCGGCTACAGAAAAACTGACAGCAACCTCTGCATCCCCTACTGCTCCCGCGGCTGCCTTCACGGGACATGCACTCAGCCGGAAACTTGCATTTGTAACACTGGATGGCAGAAATCAGAAACAGGCGAATGTACACCTAAATGTGACGTCAAATGTGGAAATGGTACCTGCACTGAACCTAATCATTGTAAATGTAGTGAAGGATATGCAGCTAATGAAGAACATGACCCAGTATGTGTACCGCATTGTGACGTTGCCTGTGGAAATGGTACTTGTGTTGCTCCTAATACTTGCAAATGCGATGCAGGATATAAAGTTGACAATAATAAAGATCCTAAATGTGTACCGCAATGTGATATTCATTGTGGTAATGGGACGTGCATAGCACCGAACGAATGTAAATGTCATACAGGATATAAAATAGACAGTGGCAATAGTAATCCAATGTGTATAGCACAATGTGAAATTGATTGTGGGCATGGGATCTGCTTAGCACCGAATCAATGCGAATGCAACAGAGGATATAAATTCGATAGAGACAGTAATCCAATCTGTACACCACAATGTGATGTCAAATGTGGGAATGGTACCTGTATTGCACCTAATACTTGCAAATGCAAAACAGGTTATAAAGAAGACAGGAATAAAGACCCAATATGTGTACCCCATTGTAAGATAGAATGTCGTAACGGGTTATGTATAGCGCCAGATCATTGTCAATGTTATAAAggatataaagtaaataaaagtatATCTGCAATGTGCGTACCAAAATGTGACGCTTGTAGTAATGGATATTCTGAGGCCCCTGATACTTGTGTGTGTGATGATGGATATCAATTAGATGAAGGAAATAATGTAGCGTGTGTACCCCACTGCGATAACAGATGTGGCAATGGAACATGTGTAGCTCCTAACGTATGTAAATGTTTCCCAGGTTATAAATTAGATcgaaataataaatgtataccAGAATGTGGAAATTGTGAAGGAAATTGTTTTGCTGTAGGCAAATGCGAATGCGATGAAGGTTTTAAACCAACTCGAGTTAATGCTAATGGTGAAGAATGTAAAGACAATAATGACAACTGCACTCGTATCATTTGTAAAAAAGATATCGTTGAAACTACAGAAGGTATATCGTATGGATATGATGACATTGAGACAAAAACTACTGTTGAACTGAGACCCGCGACAAATAATATAGACAGTTTTGCATTTAATGGGTCTGTATATGACTATTACGATAGCCTTCTTAACAATTCAATAGAACTAGACAATGATGTCGAAAATCAAATACAAGGAAGCGAACATTG A
- the LOC134743457 gene encoding multiple epidermal growth factor-like domains protein 10 isoform X1 has product MLLISVFVFCAFLNCDVSGQICRKRTVVTKLEYEEYKYTYVDRYTKKNWFGRSVYKTRINSAVGTKPVQKQEVEFVPTCCDGYIRTDSGSLADIECTPICTPACENGKCISPGECECNEGYLLDNGSPHKCSPTCEECIHGSCVAPNVCHCDYGYSIQNGTSCVPICTEPCVNSACVAPDTCQCHSGYRKTDSNLCIPYCSRGCLHGTCTQPETCICNTGWQKSETGECTPKCDVKCGNGTCTEPNHCKCSEGYAANEEHDPVCVPHCDVACGNGTCVAPNTCKCDAGYKVDNNKDPKCVPQCDIHCGNGTCIAPNECKCHTGYKIDSGNSNPMCIAQCEIDCGHGICLAPNQCECNRGYKFDRDSNPICTPQCDVKCGNGTCIAPNTCKCKTGYKEDRNKDPICVPHCKIECRNGLCIAPDHCQCYKGYKVNKSISAMCVPKCDACSNGYSEAPDTCVCDDGYQLDEGNNVACVPHCDNRCGNGTCVAPNVCKCFPGYKLDRNNKCIPECGNCEGNCFAVGKCECDEGFKPTRVNANGEECKDNNDNCTRIICKKDIVETTEGISYGYDDIETKTTVELRPATNNIDSFAFNGSVYDYYDSLLNNSIELDNDVENQIQGSEHWMQSKWEYAVISIVVIILAIILGSLVIFRTNIKHCCTGSGDYKVEDSTTDDAEKEQISEGKMRLSTILKNRKEEDSVKEV; this is encoded by the exons ATGTTGTTAATaagtgtatttgtattttgtgcgTTTTTGAACTGTGATGTTAGTGGTCAGATATGTAGAAAAAGGACTGT TGTAACCAAATTGGAATACGAGGAGTATAAATATACGTACGTAGATCGATATACGAAGAAGAATTGGTTTGGACGGTCGGTCTATAAAACCAGGATAAATTCCGCTGTAGGGACGAAGCCGGTTCAA AAGCAAGAGGTCGAATTCGTGCCAACATGCTGCGATGGGTACATCAGGACTGACAGCGGATCATTGGCTGA TATAGAATGCACTCCAATATGTACGCCAGCGTGCGAGAACGGGAAATGCATATCGCCAGGCGAGTGCGAGTGCAACGAAGGATACTTGCTGGACAACGGCAGTCCGCACAAATGTTCGCCTACTTGTGAAGAATGTATCCATGGCAGCTGCGTGGCACCGAATGTGTGCCACTGTGACTACGGTTACTCCATACAAAATG GAACATCATGTGTACCAATATGCACAGAGCCATGCGTCAACAGCGCCTGCGTCGCTCCTGACACCTGTCAATGTCACTCCGGCTACAGAAAAACTGACAGCAACCTCTGCATCCCCTACTGCTCCCGCGGCTGCCTTCACGGGACATGCACTCAGCCGGAAACTTGCATTTGTAACACTGGATGGCAGAAATCAGAAACAGGCGAATGTACACCTAAATGTGACGTCAAATGTGGAAATGGTACCTGCACTGAACCTAATCATTGTAAATGTAGTGAAGGATATGCAGCTAATGAAGAACATGACCCAGTATGTGTACCGCATTGTGACGTTGCCTGTGGAAATGGTACTTGTGTTGCTCCTAATACTTGCAAATGCGATGCAGGATATAAAGTTGACAATAATAAAGATCCTAAATGTGTACCGCAATGTGATATTCATTGTGGTAATGGGACGTGCATAGCACCGAACGAATGTAAATGTCATACAGGATATAAAATAGACAGTGGCAATAGTAATCCAATGTGTATAGCACAATGTGAAATTGATTGTGGGCATGGGATCTGCTTAGCACCGAATCAATGCGAATGCAACAGAGGATATAAATTCGATAGAGACAGTAATCCAATCTGTACACCACAATGTGATGTCAAATGTGGGAATGGTACCTGTATTGCACCTAATACTTGCAAATGCAAAACAGGTTATAAAGAAGACAGGAATAAAGACCCAATATGTGTACCCCATTGTAAGATAGAATGTCGTAACGGGTTATGTATAGCGCCAGATCATTGTCAATGTTATAAAggatataaagtaaataaaagtatATCTGCAATGTGCGTACCAAAATGTGACGCTTGTAGTAATGGATATTCTGAGGCCCCTGATACTTGTGTGTGTGATGATGGATATCAATTAGATGAAGGAAATAATGTAGCGTGTGTACCCCACTGCGATAACAGATGTGGCAATGGAACATGTGTAGCTCCTAACGTATGTAAATGTTTCCCAGGTTATAAATTAGATcgaaataataaatgtataccAGAATGTGGAAATTGTGAAGGAAATTGTTTTGCTGTAGGCAAATGCGAATGCGATGAAGGTTTTAAACCAACTCGAGTTAATGCTAATGGTGAAGAATGTAAAGACAATAATGACAACTGCACTCGTATCATTTGTAAAAAAGATATCGTTGAAACTACAGAAGGTATATCGTATGGATATGATGACATTGAGACAAAAACTACTGTTGAACTGAGACCCGCGACAAATAATATAGACAGTTTTGCATTTAATGGGTCTGTATATGACTATTACGATAGCCTTCTTAACAATTCAATAGAACTAGACAATGATGTCGAAAATCAAATACAAGGAAGCGAACATTG GATGCAGTCAAAATGGGAGTATGCAGTAATATCAATAGTTGTCATCATTTTGGCCATAATTCTTGGTTCTCTGGTCATTTTCCGGACCAACATAAAACATTGTTGTACAGGTAGCGGAGATTATAAAGTTGAAG ATAGTACAACTGACGATGCAGAAAAAGAACAGATTTCGGAAGGTAAAATGCGGTTATctacaattttgaaaaatagaAAGGAAGAAGATAGTGTAAAGGAAGTATAA